The genomic segment ACGAAGAGGATGCCGGTCAGCACGCCGACCTTGGAGAAGCCGCCGAAGAGGCTGAAGTCGCCCAGCAGCCCGAAGTCGGGCGAGGCCACGGGGTTGCCCGGCCACTCCGGGACGGTGAGGCCCCAGGCGCCGGCCGGCAGGTCCACGGCCGCGTTGATGATCAGCGCGAGGATCGTCATGGCGACGATCGAGATCAGGATGGCGCCCGGCACCTTGCGGACGATGAGCCCGAGCGTGAGCAGCACGCCCAGCACGAAGATGAGCACCGGCCAGCCGTGCAGGTGACCGTCGCCGCCGAGCTGGAGCGGGACGGTGGTCTGGGCGAGGTCCGGGATGCGGGAGACGAAACCGGAGTCCACCAGGCCGACGAGCAGGACGAAGAGTCCGATACCCATCGAGATGCCCTTGCGGAGCGAGGTGGGCACGGCGGTCATCACACGTTCCCGGAGCCCGGTGGCGACGAGCAGCATCACCACGATGCCCGCGAGGACGACCATGCCCATCGCGTCCGCCCAGCTCATGCGGGGCGCGAGCTGGAGGGCGACGACGGTGTTGACGCCGAGACCGGCGGCGAGCGCGATCGGCACGTTGCCGATGACGCCCATCAGCAGCGTGGTGAACGCGGCGGTGAGCACGGTGGCGGTGACCAGCTGGCCGCCGTCGAGCTGGTGCCCGTACATGTCCTTGGCACTGCCGAGGATGATCGGGTTGAGCACGATGATGTACGCCATCGCGAAGAACGTGGCG from the Streptomyces sp. NBC_01335 genome contains:
- a CDS encoding NCS2 family permease, which translates into the protein MSGTATAEVDPSPPKGGLDRYFKISERGSTVAREIRGGFATFFAMAYIIVLNPIILGSAKDMYGHQLDGGQLVTATVLTAAFTTLLMGVIGNVPIALAAGLGVNTVVALQLAPRMSWADAMGMVVLAGIVVMLLVATGLRERVMTAVPTSLRKGISMGIGLFVLLVGLVDSGFVSRIPDLAQTTVPLQLGGDGHLHGWPVLIFVLGVLLTLGLIVRKVPGAILISIVAMTILALIINAAVDLPAGAWGLTVPEWPGNPVASPDFGLLGDFSLFGGFSKVGVLTGILFVFTVLLSCFFDAMGTILGVGDEAKLTDKDGNFPGINKVLFVDGIAVAAGGATSSSASTCFVESTAGVGEGARTGLASVVSGLLFTVALFLTPLATMVPSQAATPALVAVGFLIVASSVRGVDWSDFTLAIPAFLAMVMMPFTYSITNGIGIGFIAFSAMRLAAGRGREVPVAMYVVSAVFVFYYAMPALGLT